From Eleftheria terrae, the proteins below share one genomic window:
- a CDS encoding PRC-barrel domain-containing protein, with the protein MAALAASPVAGAAQEPAPQGLAVPAGAASQDMSGDPAGGGGAGGNIDLRASRLIGKPVRTPGGEHLGEVRDLVLDVNNQRLHYAVLAFRPVLGLGRQLFAYPVALLRPTGEAGELLLNVRQEELRQAPGFPRERWPDWSDKRYRAALERHFGPTVSPLNLPDQRLLRVSELLQRPVDDNQGRSTGALDDIVVNLASGRVQYVVLELGRRSAASERLLPLPLPAFSIPASRDDDVVLRLPRERLDRSGAFERDHWPRPEDAGQSLQEATDPPLPTPGGRPPSH; encoded by the coding sequence ATGGCCGCACTCGCCGCCAGCCCGGTCGCGGGCGCAGCACAGGAGCCGGCACCGCAGGGGCTGGCGGTGCCTGCCGGCGCCGCCTCCCAGGACATGAGCGGCGACCCGGCCGGCGGCGGCGGTGCTGGCGGCAACATCGACCTGCGGGCTTCGCGCCTGATCGGCAAGCCGGTCCGCACGCCGGGCGGCGAGCACCTGGGGGAAGTGCGCGACCTGGTGCTGGACGTCAACAACCAGCGCCTGCACTACGCGGTGCTTGCCTTCCGCCCGGTGCTCGGGCTCGGCCGCCAGCTGTTTGCCTATCCGGTGGCCTTGCTGCGCCCGACCGGCGAAGCCGGGGAGCTGCTGCTGAACGTCAGGCAGGAGGAGTTGCGGCAGGCGCCCGGGTTCCCCCGAGAACGCTGGCCGGACTGGAGCGACAAGCGCTACCGGGCCGCACTGGAGCGGCACTTCGGGCCGACGGTCTCGCCCCTCAACCTGCCGGACCAGCGCCTGCTGCGCGTGAGCGAATTGCTGCAGCGCCCGGTCGACGACAACCAGGGCCGGAGCACGGGAGCGCTGGACGACATCGTGGTCAACCTTGCCTCGGGCCGCGTGCAGTACGTGGTGCTCGAGCTGGGCCGCCGCAGCGCCGCCTCGGAACGGCTGCTGCCCCTGCCGCTGCCGGCCTTCAGCATCCCGGCCAGCCGCGACGACGACGTGGTGCTCAGGCTTCCACGCGAGCGGCTCGACCGGTCCGGCGCCTTCGAGCGCGACCACTGGCCCCGGCCGGAGGACGCCGGCCAGTCCTTGCAGGAGGCGACCGACCCACCCTTGCCGACGCCGGGCGGCCGCCCCCCGTCGCACTGA